The nucleotide window TGCTCATCTGAAAAACGACGAATCTTGACATAATATGTCGCATTTTTTGCAAAAAGCTGTTATATTACTTAACACTTTGTTAACAACCAGAGGAAATTTCTCTCGTTGAATTTCCAATAAAGGAGGTAGGTTGTGGAGTATGCAAATGATGTAACCGCTTGGGCCTGCATAGGTGTTTTACTGGTCATAGCAGAATTAGTGATTCCTGGCGGAATTGTGGTATTTTTGGGCACCTCTGCGCTTGTCGTAGCAGCGACATTACAGTTTGGCATTATAGACAATTGGATGCATGCATTTACCCTTTGGTTTATTTTATCAATCGTCCTGTTATTGCTGTTTCGCAACCTAGGTCAATCTATGGTTGGTGGAGATAGCCGCGTCGATAATACCGATGAAGAATTAGATGTATACGGAAAGCAAGTGCGTGTCATCGCAACAATAGGCCCGGGCAATAAAAAGGGTCGAATCGAATTTCAGGGTACCGAGTGGTCCGCTTTGGGCGACGGCAGCGAAATAAAAGCGGGAGAAACCGCCAAAATTGTCTGTCGCGAAAACATCTCATATGTGGTTGAGCGTTAAACCTCACCACTACCCTCACTTCCATAAGTAATAAACGTTGTACAGGCCTCAACTTTTGCTTAGCAAAAGTAGGTCTCACTAAGGAGAGTCATGTGTTTATATTAACTCTGGTCTTATTGGCCATATTATTCATCATCTTTAAGTTGGTGTTGATAGTGGAAATGCGTGAAGTTTGTGTGGTCGAAAGACTCGGTAAATTTCGTGCGGTAATGCAGCCTGGCCTGCACTTTTTAATCCCATTTTTTGACAAGGTCGCCTATCGTCACGAAACCCGCGAACAAGTCTTAGACATCCCAGCTCAAAGCTGTATTTCTAAAGATAACATTCAAATCGATGTCGATGGCTTGGTCTATATCAAGGTCATGGATGGGGCTAAAGCCAGCTATGGTATCGAAGATTACAAACGGGCGAGCGTCAATCTTGCACAAACCACGATGCGTAGTGAAATTGGTAAGTTAAATTTGGGACAGACCTTTTCAGAGCGTGATGCGCTAAATGAAATCATTGTTCGCGAAATTGATAAAGCATCGGATCCATGGGGCATTAAAGTGCTTCGCTATGAAGTTCGCAATATCACGCCTTCAGCCAATGTGATCCACACCCTAGAGAAACAAATGGAAGCAGAACGTAGAAAACGTGCTGAAATCACTCTAGCGAATGCGGAACGTGATTCGATCATCAATTTATCAGAAGGTGAACGCCAAGAAGCGATCAATCTATCTGAAGGTGATAAGCAAAAACAAATTAATGAAGCCGAAGGTCAAGCAAAAGAAATTGAAATTATTGCTGACGCGACTGCAAAAGGTATGAGCATGATAGCAGATGCCGCCAATCAACCATGTGGTGAAGACGCCATTAAAATGCGCTTGATGCAAGAATTTATCGAACAAACCGGTAAAGTTCTGGATAAAGCCGATGTGTCTATTCTGCCCGGTGATATTGCCAAACTAGAAGGTTTCTTCGAAGGTATGGACAAGGTTACGGCAACCGCTAAAGGAGGTAAATAATGGAAAATCCAATGGAGCTACCAGTAACAGATTTAGCTGTGTTCGTTATTTGGGGACTGATATTTTTGGTCTTCATCGTTAAATTGTTTCAATCCATTCGTCTGGTACCGACAAAATCGGCTTACGTCGTCGAACGGTTGGGTAATTATCATAAAACGCTGGAAGCTGGCTTCCATGCATTATTTCCTTTTATCGATCGTGTTGCTTACATTCAAGATCTAAAAGAAGAGACCATTGATGTACCACCACAGGAATGTTTCT belongs to Thalassotalea sp. HSM 43 and includes:
- a CDS encoding SPFH domain-containing protein, with protein sequence MFILTLVLLAILFIIFKLVLIVEMREVCVVERLGKFRAVMQPGLHFLIPFFDKVAYRHETREQVLDIPAQSCISKDNIQIDVDGLVYIKVMDGAKASYGIEDYKRASVNLAQTTMRSEIGKLNLGQTFSERDALNEIIVREIDKASDPWGIKVLRYEVRNITPSANVIHTLEKQMEAERRKRAEITLANAERDSIINLSEGERQEAINLSEGDKQKQINEAEGQAKEIEIIADATAKGMSMIADAANQPCGEDAIKMRLMQEFIEQTGKVLDKADVSILPGDIAKLEGFFEGMDKVTATAKGGK
- a CDS encoding NfeD family protein; this encodes MEYANDVTAWACIGVLLVIAELVIPGGIVVFLGTSALVVAATLQFGIIDNWMHAFTLWFILSIVLLLLFRNLGQSMVGGDSRVDNTDEELDVYGKQVRVIATIGPGNKKGRIEFQGTEWSALGDGSEIKAGETAKIVCRENISYVVER